One window of the Pantoea cypripedii genome contains the following:
- a CDS encoding MetQ/NlpA family ABC transporter substrate-binding protein translates to MNKKLVSVLLAASVTLLSACNKDSNNSVKVAINTGPDQALWDTVKQVAHDKYHLDVDVVAFNDYVQPNEALFNKDVDANAFQSLPYLEMQSKERGYHFAVITNTFVFPIAGYSRKIKSLKDLPDGATITISNEATTLGRSLLLLQAQGLISVKPEAGLLPTTLDITANPKNLKFVGVDTPQLARTLDDPQVYVSIINNNFAALANLSASRDGMFMEGKASPYVNAIVAREDNKDSPNIQKLKEAFQSPEVLNKANEIYKGDIIKGW, encoded by the coding sequence ATGAATAAGAAATTAGTCTCCGTGCTGCTGGCTGCTTCAGTGACGCTACTCAGCGCCTGTAATAAAGACAGCAACAACAGTGTCAAAGTGGCGATCAACACCGGTCCCGATCAGGCACTGTGGGATACCGTAAAGCAGGTTGCCCATGACAAGTATCATCTGGATGTCGATGTGGTGGCCTTCAATGACTATGTGCAACCTAACGAAGCTCTGTTCAACAAAGATGTCGATGCCAATGCCTTCCAGAGCCTGCCTTATCTGGAAATGCAGTCAAAAGAGCGTGGTTACCATTTTGCGGTGATCACCAACACCTTTGTTTTCCCCATCGCTGGCTATTCACGCAAAATCAAATCGTTAAAAGATCTGCCTGATGGTGCCACTATCACTATTTCTAACGAAGCCACCACCCTCGGACGCAGCCTGCTGTTGTTGCAGGCCCAGGGGCTGATTAGCGTGAAACCCGAAGCCGGCCTGCTGCCAACCACACTCGACATCACCGCCAACCCGAAAAACCTTAAATTTGTTGGAGTGGACACACCGCAGCTGGCTCGTACGCTCGATGATCCGCAGGTCTACGTTTCCATCATCAATAATAACTTCGCGGCGCTGGCGAATCTCTCCGCCTCACGTGATGGCATGTTTATGGAAGGGAAAGCGTCCCCGTATGTGAACGCGATTGTGGCGCGTGAAGATAATAAAGACAGCCCGAATATTCAGAAGCTGAAAGAAGCGTTCCAGTCACCGGAAGTGCTTAATAAAGCGAACGAAATTTATAAAGGCGATATCATTAAAGGCTGGTAA
- a CDS encoding metallophosphoesterase, with product MFHLIFSIPGWYVIARFIAPLALPLGVKILFSAVVLLATQYLWLSRFTSGSIMSPEMPRPVIILFNWAFCAVLFLAMLQVLIDAVGLIALLAGHPLVISPEVRYLAGGIAMLLAAVGVHQAIRVPPVKDVVFNIKNLPAEFEGYQLLQLTDLHISKLFNGKWTAKMVEKAMALEVDLIVVTGDVIDGTLNNRRNDVAPLQGLSAPDGVFAITGNHEYFFEQARWTEHLAALGLKPLLNSHAVVTRDDASLVIVGVTDASAPGRGAPGPDLARALSGAPLNAPVVLLDHQPRNARQNAAQGADVQLSGHTHGGLIAGFDRLFAKPNGGFVSGLYAVEGMQLYVNNGTALWPGMAVRLGRPSELTRITLKRAN from the coding sequence ATGTTTCACCTGATTTTCAGCATACCCGGCTGGTATGTCATCGCGCGTTTTATCGCTCCCCTGGCGTTGCCGCTTGGGGTGAAGATTCTGTTCTCGGCTGTGGTGTTGCTTGCCACGCAGTATCTGTGGTTGAGTCGTTTTACCTCCGGCAGCATCATGTCGCCGGAAATGCCGCGTCCGGTGATTATCCTGTTCAACTGGGCTTTCTGCGCGGTGCTGTTTCTCGCCATGCTGCAGGTGCTCATCGATGCGGTGGGGCTGATCGCGCTGTTGGCGGGGCATCCGCTGGTGATTTCGCCCGAGGTTCGTTACCTGGCTGGGGGCATCGCCATGCTGCTGGCCGCAGTGGGTGTACATCAGGCGATACGCGTCCCACCGGTGAAAGATGTGGTCTTCAACATTAAAAACCTGCCCGCTGAGTTTGAAGGTTATCAGTTGTTGCAGCTGACGGACTTACACATCAGCAAACTGTTTAATGGAAAATGGACAGCGAAGATGGTGGAGAAGGCGATGGCGCTGGAGGTGGACCTGATTGTCGTCACCGGTGATGTGATTGATGGCACGCTGAACAATCGACGCAATGATGTTGCACCGTTACAGGGCCTGAGCGCGCCTGATGGCGTGTTTGCCATTACCGGCAATCACGAATATTTCTTTGAGCAGGCGCGCTGGACGGAACATCTCGCCGCGCTCGGGCTGAAGCCCTTGCTTAACAGCCATGCGGTGGTGACCCGCGATGATGCCAGCCTGGTCATTGTCGGCGTAACCGATGCGTCGGCCCCTGGCCGAGGTGCGCCGGGACCGGATTTGGCCCGTGCCTTGTCGGGTGCGCCGCTCAATGCACCGGTGGTGTTGCTGGACCATCAACCGCGCAACGCGCGCCAGAATGCGGCGCAGGGAGCGGATGTACAGCTATCCGGCCACACCCACGGCGGCCTGATTGCCGGGTTTGATCGCCTGTTTGCTAAACCGAATGGTGGATTTGTTTCCGGGCTTTATGCCGTAGAAGGTATGCAACTCTACGTCAATAACGGCACGGCGCTGTGGCCGGGCATGGCCGTGCGTTTAGGACGTCCTTCTGAACTGACGCGCATTACGCTGAAAAGAGCAAACTGA
- a CDS encoding glucose/quinate/shikimate family membrane-bound PQQ-dependent dehydrogenase, which produces MSRASRILNLLTLIFSVLCAAWLLIGGVWLLSLGGSAYYLISGLAMAAFSWLLLKKKRSALYLYAAILFLTAIWAWHEAGSDYWTLVPRLDIWVLLGIWLILPFSYRQFSTTNKKPLGAMLVALLVNVALLAGSALHDPQEINGELPLTDKAPAASTVPAEDWTAYGRTQEGVRYSPLQQINEHNVKDLQVAWQFETGDHKTANDPGEITNEVTPLKVGNMLYLCTPHQILIALDAASGKEKWRFDPKLKSDPTFQHITCRGVSYHEMSAVAEGSASQPASCARRIFLPVDDGRLFALDAQTGERCPSFANNGELNLQHQQPNAYPGGYEPTSPPIVTDNMVIVAGSVTDNLSTREPSGVIRGFDINSGKLVWAFDPGAKDPNALPADGETFTANSPNSWAPAAYDAKRDIIYLPMGVSTPDIWGGNRTADQERFASGLLALHASTGKLAWFYQTVHHDLWDMDLPSQPTLADITDKDGNTVPVVYVPAKTGNIFVLNRETGKPVVPAPETPVPQGPAKGDHLNPNQPFSELTFRPQQKLQGKDMWGATMFDQLVCRVMFHRLRYEGPFTPPSEQGTLVFPGDFGMFEWGGIAVDTDRQIAIANPMAMPFISKLIPRGPGNPIEPGADGAAGSGSESGVQHMYGVPYGVELNPFLSPFGLPCLQPSWGFVSAINLQNHQIVWKKRIGTVRDSAPVPLPFKMGVPMLGGPVTTAGNVFFVAGTLDNYLRAYSVRDGQLLWQARLPAGGQATPMTYAVDGKQYVVIMAGGHGSFGTKLGDYVIAYKLP; this is translated from the coding sequence ATGTCACGGGCATCCCGAATTTTAAATTTGTTAACACTCATCTTTTCAGTGCTTTGTGCTGCATGGCTGCTGATTGGTGGTGTCTGGTTACTGTCGCTGGGCGGCAGTGCTTATTACCTGATTAGTGGTCTGGCAATGGCGGCGTTTAGCTGGCTGTTGCTGAAGAAAAAGCGCAGCGCGCTCTATCTTTACGCCGCGATTCTGTTTCTTACTGCTATCTGGGCCTGGCATGAAGCCGGGAGCGATTACTGGACGCTGGTTCCGCGTCTGGATATCTGGGTGTTGTTGGGTATCTGGTTGATCCTGCCTTTCAGCTATCGTCAATTCTCCACCACTAACAAAAAGCCGCTCGGTGCGATGCTGGTCGCCCTGTTGGTGAATGTGGCGTTGCTGGCGGGTTCTGCGCTGCACGATCCGCAGGAAATCAACGGCGAACTGCCGTTAACCGATAAGGCACCGGCTGCCTCCACGGTTCCGGCTGAAGACTGGACTGCGTATGGCCGTACGCAGGAAGGGGTGCGCTACTCACCGCTGCAACAAATCAATGAGCACAACGTTAAAGATTTGCAGGTTGCCTGGCAGTTTGAGACCGGCGATCACAAAACCGCCAATGACCCCGGTGAAATCACTAACGAAGTGACGCCGCTGAAAGTCGGCAACATGCTGTATCTCTGCACCCCGCACCAGATCCTGATTGCTCTGGATGCGGCGAGCGGCAAAGAGAAATGGCGCTTTGATCCCAAACTGAAATCGGATCCGACCTTCCAGCACATTACCTGCCGTGGCGTCTCTTACCATGAAATGTCAGCAGTGGCAGAAGGCAGCGCCAGCCAGCCTGCCAGCTGTGCACGTCGTATCTTCCTGCCGGTGGATGATGGTCGTCTGTTCGCGCTCGACGCGCAAACCGGTGAGCGTTGCCCGTCTTTCGCTAACAACGGCGAACTGAATCTGCAACATCAGCAGCCGAATGCCTATCCGGGCGGCTATGAGCCGACATCTCCGCCGATCGTGACCGATAATATGGTGATTGTGGCGGGTTCGGTAACTGACAACCTGTCCACGCGCGAACCTTCTGGTGTTATCCGTGGTTTTGATATCAACAGCGGCAAGCTGGTGTGGGCCTTCGATCCGGGCGCGAAAGATCCGAATGCGCTGCCAGCGGATGGCGAAACCTTTACCGCCAACTCACCGAACTCCTGGGCTCCGGCAGCCTACGATGCCAAACGCGACATCATCTATCTGCCGATGGGTGTGTCCACGCCAGATATCTGGGGTGGCAATCGCACCGCCGATCAGGAACGTTTTGCCAGTGGGTTGTTAGCGCTGCATGCCTCCACCGGTAAACTGGCCTGGTTCTATCAGACCGTACACCACGATCTGTGGGATATGGATCTGCCGTCACAACCGACGCTGGCAGATATCACTGACAAAGACGGCAACACCGTTCCGGTGGTGTATGTCCCGGCTAAAACCGGCAACATTTTTGTTCTGAACCGTGAAACCGGCAAGCCAGTGGTCCCGGCACCGGAAACCCCGGTTCCGCAAGGCCCGGCCAAAGGTGATCATCTCAATCCCAACCAGCCATTCTCTGAGCTGACCTTCCGTCCGCAGCAGAAATTGCAGGGCAAGGATATGTGGGGTGCCACCATGTTCGATCAGCTGGTGTGCCGCGTGATGTTCCATCGTCTGCGCTACGAAGGCCCGTTTACGCCGCCTTCTGAGCAGGGCACGCTGGTATTCCCAGGTGACTTCGGCATGTTCGAATGGGGCGGTATTGCGGTGGATACCGATCGTCAAATTGCGATTGCCAACCCGATGGCAATGCCGTTTATCTCCAAACTGATTCCGCGTGGTCCGGGCAACCCGATTGAGCCGGGTGCCGATGGTGCTGCGGGCTCCGGTTCCGAATCGGGCGTGCAGCATATGTACGGTGTGCCTTATGGTGTGGAACTGAATCCGTTCCTGTCACCGTTTGGTCTGCCATGCCTGCAACCTTCGTGGGGCTTTGTTTCCGCGATCAACCTGCAAAATCATCAGATCGTCTGGAAAAAACGCATTGGTACGGTGCGTGACAGCGCCCCGGTGCCGTTACCGTTCAAAATGGGTGTGCCGATGTTAGGCGGCCCGGTCACCACTGCCGGTAACGTGTTCTTCGTGGCGGGTACGCTGGATAACTATCTGCGCGCCTATAGCGTCCGTGATGGTCAGTTGCTGTGGCAGGCACGCCTGCCTGCGGGTGGTCAGGCCACACCGATGACTTATGCGGTCGATGGCAAGCAGTATGTGGTGATTATGGCGGGCGGACACGGTTCATTCGGCACCAAACTGGGCGATTACGTTATCGCTTATAAACTGCCGTAA
- a CDS encoding pyrroline-5-carboxylate reductase family protein, with protein sequence MSHIHFFGAGQMAEAIIRAALQRHTLSASRVTLSDIDPARIALLQTRYQLTSTLPEAAALASADYIVLGIRPQDDLATVAAQINQYATPTTTVISIIAGVTLEKLASLLGATRPIARIIPNTLTDTGLGFSGVAFNPHVERGPLLPFLESFGKVMLLEERLIDAFTAFAVAGVNYVYYFIESLTDAGVLAGLTRTQSTQAVYENLIGAVEMLKLKQCHPRQLMDINNSPGGVGINGIFELNKSDFAAGLQQSVLAALRRTTELSGN encoded by the coding sequence ATGAGCCACATCCACTTCTTTGGTGCCGGACAGATGGCTGAAGCCATTATCCGCGCAGCGTTACAACGTCACACATTATCCGCCAGTCGCGTCACCCTTTCGGACATCGATCCGGCGCGCATTGCGCTGCTCCAGACGCGTTATCAACTCACCAGCACCCTGCCGGAAGCCGCGGCGCTGGCCAGTGCCGACTACATTGTGCTGGGCATCCGCCCCCAGGATGATCTGGCCACGGTTGCCGCACAGATTAATCAGTATGCCACCCCGACCACTACCGTCATCTCGATCATCGCCGGAGTGACGCTGGAGAAACTGGCATCGCTGTTGGGTGCCACGCGCCCCATCGCGCGCATCATCCCCAATACCCTCACCGATACCGGGCTGGGCTTCAGTGGCGTAGCGTTTAACCCACATGTCGAACGCGGCCCGCTGCTGCCGTTTCTGGAGAGTTTTGGCAAGGTGATGTTGCTGGAGGAACGCCTGATTGACGCCTTCACTGCCTTTGCCGTCGCCGGGGTGAACTACGTTTATTACTTTATCGAATCGTTAACGGATGCAGGGGTACTGGCGGGACTGACCCGCACGCAATCCACTCAGGCGGTGTATGAAAATCTTATCGGCGCAGTGGAGATGCTGAAGCTGAAACAGTGCCATCCGCGCCAGCTGATGGATATCAACAATTCTCCGGGCGGCGTTGGCATCAATGGAATTTTTGAACTGAACAAAAGTGATTTTGCTGCCGGGCTACAGCAAAGCGTGCTGGCGGCATTGCGCAGAACCACCGAATTATCCGGAAATTAA
- a CDS encoding M20 aminoacylase family protein — protein MGDISQELIRQAIDWRRELHRIPEIGLQEIKTSEKIAELLSGFGLEVYRGIAGTGMVAVLHNGPGPTIGLRADIDALPMQERTGCDWQSIHAGAMHACGHDGHSAILLGAARHLAQTRQFSGTVCFIFQPAEENAGGGRLMIEDGLFSRFPMQSVFALHNWPGLPLGECAISPGVMMASQDNFTITLQGKGCHAAMPELGADPIIAASQLVLALQTIAARRLSPLEQCVISVTQIHAGEAINVIPDRLTLAGTLRCLSTATRERCWQLIDDYARTVPQALGVTGSVEWAYGYPVTENHASQADALRQAALATPAITCVHDNPRPSMAAEDFAYLLQACPGAYLWLGADGATPSASLHSPNYDFNDDLIAPGIGLWVSLVERSLPSRFSDQEMPR, from the coding sequence ATGGGAGATATTTCTCAGGAGCTGATCCGTCAGGCGATTGACTGGCGGCGGGAATTGCATCGCATCCCGGAAATTGGTTTACAGGAAATCAAAACTTCAGAAAAGATCGCTGAGTTATTAAGCGGATTTGGTCTGGAAGTCTATCGTGGTATTGCCGGGACCGGTATGGTGGCGGTCCTGCACAACGGGCCAGGCCCCACTATCGGGCTACGCGCCGATATTGATGCGTTGCCGATGCAGGAACGCACTGGCTGTGACTGGCAATCGATCCATGCGGGAGCGATGCACGCCTGCGGCCATGATGGACACAGCGCCATCCTGCTCGGGGCCGCGCGTCATTTAGCGCAAACGCGCCAGTTTAGCGGCACCGTCTGTTTTATTTTCCAGCCCGCAGAAGAGAATGCCGGAGGTGGCCGCCTGATGATTGAGGACGGTTTATTCAGCCGTTTTCCGATGCAGTCGGTATTTGCACTGCATAACTGGCCCGGCCTGCCGCTGGGTGAATGCGCCATCAGTCCTGGGGTCATGATGGCATCGCAGGATAACTTCACCATCACGTTGCAGGGTAAAGGCTGCCATGCTGCCATGCCGGAACTGGGCGCTGACCCGATTATCGCCGCCTCGCAGCTGGTACTGGCATTGCAAACCATCGCCGCACGCCGCCTGTCGCCGCTGGAGCAATGTGTGATCAGCGTGACGCAGATTCACGCCGGGGAAGCGATTAACGTCATCCCGGATCGCCTGACGTTGGCTGGCACGCTGCGCTGCCTGAGCACCGCGACGCGCGAGCGTTGCTGGCAGTTAATCGACGATTATGCCCGCACTGTCCCGCAGGCCCTGGGTGTCACGGGGAGCGTCGAGTGGGCCTATGGATACCCGGTCACCGAAAACCACGCCAGCCAGGCTGACGCATTGCGCCAGGCCGCCCTCGCGACGCCTGCTATCACCTGTGTGCATGACAATCCGCGTCCCTCAATGGCGGCTGAGGATTTTGCTTATCTGTTGCAGGCCTGTCCCGGAGCCTATTTATGGCTCGGCGCGGATGGCGCGACGCCGTCCGCTTCGCTGCACAGCCCGAATTATGATTTCAATGATGACCTGATCGCCCCTGGTATCGGCTTGTGGGTTTCACTGGTGGAACGGTCATTGCCTTCGCGTTTTTCTGACCAGGAGATGCCCCGATGA
- a CDS encoding GntR family transcriptional regulator yields the protein MVIAKKKIRSADSVEKVYEKVKLLAIDYQFRPGERVNEVELAAELGVSRTPVREALNRLAQEGFMNFVPNRGFYSRDLTPDGVRELYEVRMVIEQSTFRFACLRASDEDIARTTAIWENVTLHPPELQDADYWARIAQVDEQFHMEIARIARNTRLYEMLESLNSLSRFFRRIDLEAPVRRNNAYDEHVEIIAALRARDIDKGVRLMEQHISLSSEHAVAVTKEGLARIYLSL from the coding sequence TTGGTCATCGCAAAAAAGAAAATCCGCAGTGCCGACAGCGTGGAAAAGGTGTACGAGAAGGTTAAGCTGTTGGCAATCGACTACCAGTTTCGTCCTGGCGAACGTGTCAATGAGGTCGAGCTGGCGGCAGAACTGGGGGTTTCCCGCACCCCGGTGCGCGAGGCGCTGAACCGTCTGGCGCAGGAAGGTTTTATGAACTTTGTGCCGAACCGGGGCTTTTATTCGCGCGATCTGACGCCAGACGGTGTGCGTGAACTGTATGAAGTGCGCATGGTGATTGAGCAATCCACCTTTCGCTTTGCCTGCCTGCGCGCCAGCGATGAAGATATTGCGCGAACTACCGCCATCTGGGAAAACGTCACCCTTCATCCCCCCGAGTTGCAGGATGCCGACTACTGGGCGCGCATTGCCCAGGTGGATGAGCAGTTTCATATGGAGATTGCCCGTATCGCCCGCAATACCCGGCTATACGAGATGCTGGAGAGTTTAAACTCCCTCAGCCGCTTCTTCCGTCGTATCGATCTGGAAGCCCCGGTACGCCGTAATAACGCTTACGACGAACATGTGGAAATTATTGCTGCGCTGCGCGCCCGTGATATTGATAAAGGCGTCCGTTTAATGGAACAACATATTTCCCTGAGTTCAGAGCATGCCGTGGCGGTGACCAAAGAAGGCCTGGCTCGGATATATTTAAGTCTTTGA
- a CDS encoding ABC transporter substrate-binding protein produces the protein MKKMFPFSAVTGVLLSLVAHNALADITLGAILPLTGTSASIGEDQRRGIELAVNQINAAGGVNGEKLQVMVEDSAGSPVTGLSAVRKLTQVNKVPLVVGDFSSSVTIPVGQYLVKNQLLHINISGTSADIRKIGKTSWSVIGLDDLSARFSAADVRKLGYSKVAFVAPDGAYGQGMAQQFTKAFEAAGGKVVAKVLYTSGQPSYRRELEQISRAQPQAYVYTSYGQDAIVLNREAWELGLHNTPWYGMYLTMAIADSPAQYTNGQLGMEVGGASGNQAAEAYNQQYQAQFKEKPRSVYGSYAYDSIMLAAAAIKQAHSSAPAAMISAMQTVAPGFSGLTGKLDLDSDNQRQSQPYLNVKAQNGELVAR, from the coding sequence ATGAAAAAGATGTTCCCCTTTTCGGCTGTTACGGGTGTTTTGTTGTCACTGGTTGCACATAATGCGCTGGCGGATATCACGCTGGGGGCGATTTTGCCGCTCACCGGAACCAGCGCCAGCATTGGTGAAGATCAGCGTCGCGGTATCGAACTGGCGGTGAATCAGATCAATGCCGCGGGGGGTGTGAATGGTGAAAAATTACAGGTCATGGTGGAAGACTCAGCAGGTAGCCCGGTGACGGGTCTGAGTGCGGTGCGCAAGCTGACGCAGGTCAACAAAGTGCCGCTGGTGGTGGGGGATTTCTCCTCCAGCGTCACTATCCCGGTGGGACAATATCTGGTGAAGAACCAACTGCTGCATATCAATATTTCCGGTACCAGTGCCGATATCCGCAAAATCGGTAAAACCTCGTGGAGCGTGATTGGTCTTGATGATCTTTCCGCGCGTTTCTCAGCCGCAGATGTGCGCAAACTGGGCTACAGCAAAGTGGCGTTTGTCGCGCCAGATGGGGCCTACGGCCAGGGCATGGCACAGCAATTCACCAAAGCGTTTGAAGCTGCTGGCGGCAAAGTGGTGGCGAAGGTGCTGTATACCAGCGGCCAGCCTTCTTATCGCCGGGAACTGGAGCAAATCTCCCGCGCCCAGCCCCAGGCTTACGTGTATACCAGCTACGGCCAGGATGCCATCGTCCTGAACCGTGAAGCCTGGGAACTCGGCCTGCACAACACCCCGTGGTACGGCATGTATCTGACCATGGCGATTGCCGACTCTCCCGCGCAGTACACCAACGGCCAGTTGGGGATGGAAGTAGGGGGTGCCAGTGGTAATCAGGCGGCGGAAGCCTACAACCAGCAATATCAGGCGCAGTTCAAAGAGAAACCGCGCTCCGTCTACGGTAGCTATGCCTATGACAGCATCATGCTGGCTGCCGCCGCGATCAAGCAGGCGCACAGCAGCGCACCGGCAGCCATGATCAGCGCCATGCAAACCGTCGCACCAGGCTTCAGTGGCCTGACCGGCAAACTCGATCTGGATAGCGATAACCAACGCCAGAGCCAACCGTATCTCAACGTGAAAGCACAGAACGGTGAACTGGTGGCGCGCTAA
- a CDS encoding branched-chain amino acid ABC transporter permease, with amino-acid sequence MLPFMLDTLMRTADLSLVALGLSLVYGLVRFANIAHMQYAMIGAFLTAGGLQLGMPLLLAMLLAAGLCGLLSVLLHHWVFQPLLKSGTANAMIGSLAVSMVIIAVMLGAEGSAPVSFNLPIGSMWEFAGARISSDRLFSLLITLTLILAFALVLFWTPQGRAVRALASNRELAAASGLNANAIVHVVNLVAGMLASLGGSMMAMQGSAYINQGNDLMLPVLAAAILGGLGNPLGAVFGALLIAITETFITNVDFGSLIDGQMAFVPVTWVNACSFVMLLLALWLRPFGLFNREVRRV; translated from the coding sequence ATGTTGCCGTTTATGCTCGATACGCTAATGCGCACTGCCGATTTATCGCTGGTAGCGCTGGGGTTAAGCCTCGTTTATGGGTTGGTGCGTTTTGCCAATATCGCCCATATGCAATACGCCATGATCGGCGCGTTTCTGACCGCCGGGGGGTTGCAGCTCGGTATGCCGCTGTTGCTGGCGATGCTGCTGGCCGCTGGGTTGTGCGGCCTGTTGTCGGTGCTGCTGCATCACTGGGTGTTTCAGCCGTTGCTGAAGAGTGGCACCGCCAACGCCATGATTGGATCGCTGGCGGTGTCGATGGTGATCATCGCGGTGATGTTAGGGGCCGAAGGATCGGCTCCCGTCAGCTTTAACCTGCCGATTGGCAGCATGTGGGAGTTTGCCGGTGCACGTATCTCCAGTGATCGGTTATTCAGCCTGTTGATTACGTTGACGCTGATCCTCGCCTTTGCGCTGGTGTTGTTCTGGACTCCTCAGGGGCGTGCGGTGCGCGCGCTGGCCAGCAATCGTGAGCTGGCGGCGGCATCGGGACTGAATGCCAACGCCATTGTGCATGTGGTGAATCTGGTGGCCGGGATGCTCGCCAGCCTCGGGGGTTCGATGATGGCGATGCAGGGCAGTGCCTACATCAACCAGGGTAATGACCTGATGTTGCCGGTGCTGGCGGCCGCCATTCTCGGTGGGCTGGGTAACCCGCTTGGGGCGGTGTTTGGTGCGTTACTGATCGCCATCACGGAAACCTTCATCACCAATGTCGATTTCGGCAGTCTGATTGACGGGCAAATGGCCTTTGTGCCGGTGACCTGGGTCAATGCCTGCTCGTTTGTCATGCTGCTGCTGGCGTTATGGCTGCGTCCTTTTGGCTTGTTTAACCGCGAGGTGCGTCGTGTCTGA
- a CDS encoding branched-chain amino acid ABC transporter permease: MSDFLLNIFCLVGIYAVVALALNLQAGYAGLLNFGHIAFVGIGAYAVALSSQFGWSLWLDLPAGIAVAMLVSLLMATLGRQLAADYWGIATLALAEIIRIVITNEDQITGGAQGIGGISAPWNGGPWGFAMVILLAVILSTVVSLRFAASRFGRALRLMREQPQLAMCMGYSLPWLKCRALMSSAVMGSLAGMLLAWYTNYASPDYLLSSETFLIWSMVMIGGLGNVRGVLLGVLVVETLYNLIPFAKDYLHFSADLTGALRLGLVGLTLLLCLLLRPAGLLPEKLRVLS; this comes from the coding sequence GTGTCTGATTTTCTCCTCAACATCTTCTGTCTGGTGGGTATCTACGCCGTTGTCGCGCTGGCGCTCAATCTCCAGGCAGGTTACGCCGGACTCCTCAACTTCGGCCACATCGCTTTCGTCGGTATCGGTGCCTACGCAGTGGCATTGAGCAGCCAGTTCGGCTGGTCATTGTGGTTAGACTTACCGGCAGGTATCGCCGTTGCCATGTTAGTCAGCCTGCTGATGGCGACACTGGGTCGTCAGCTGGCGGCGGATTACTGGGGCATCGCGACGCTGGCATTGGCGGAGATCATTCGCATTGTCATTACCAATGAGGATCAGATAACCGGCGGCGCACAGGGGATTGGCGGCATCAGCGCGCCCTGGAACGGCGGGCCATGGGGGTTCGCTATGGTGATCCTGCTGGCGGTGATACTGAGTACCGTAGTTTCGCTACGCTTTGCCGCCAGTCGCTTTGGCCGTGCGCTGCGCCTGATGCGTGAGCAACCGCAACTGGCCATGTGCATGGGTTACTCGCTGCCGTGGCTGAAATGTCGGGCGCTGATGAGCAGTGCGGTGATGGGTAGCCTGGCAGGGATGCTGCTGGCCTGGTACACCAACTACGCCAGCCCGGATTATCTGCTGTCATCCGAAACCTTTCTGATCTGGAGCATGGTGATGATTGGCGGGCTGGGCAACGTGCGCGGTGTGCTGCTTGGTGTACTGGTGGTGGAGACGTTATACAACCTGATTCCGTTCGCCAAGGACTACTTACACTTCAGCGCTGATCTGACCGGCGCATTGCGCCTCGGTCTGGTCGGACTCACTTTACTGCTCTGCCTGCTGCTGCGTCCGGCGGGTCTGCTGCCGGAAAAATTGAGGGTTTTATCATGA
- a CDS encoding ABC transporter ATP-binding protein: protein MTPILQVTDLSKAFGGNKVLTSVSFSLAKGEILGLLGPNGSGKSTLLNTISGFAPADSGSIRFAEHAIDRLPTHRIIAAGIARTFQLPAMPEKMTVLEVVMAAGTRAHGLWSGLLALRQARKIERQDKEKALHLLEVMLLSKVKNLPAAALSGGQKKLLGIACALMGNPQVLMLDEPMAGVHPHLRQQLAETLLNLSTQGIALLVIEHDMHFIASLCQRCIVLDRGQIVASCRPDELANHPQVLEAYLGHGTAALREAV, encoded by the coding sequence ATGACACCCATTTTACAGGTCACGGACCTGAGTAAAGCCTTTGGCGGTAACAAGGTGTTGACCTCCGTCAGCTTCAGTCTGGCGAAGGGGGAAATCCTCGGCCTGCTGGGGCCGAATGGCTCAGGCAAAAGTACCCTGCTGAACACCATCTCGGGCTTTGCGCCCGCGGACAGCGGCAGCATACGTTTTGCCGAGCACGCGATTGACCGTCTGCCCACGCATCGCATTATCGCTGCCGGTATCGCCCGTACTTTTCAGTTACCGGCGATGCCGGAAAAAATGACGGTGCTGGAAGTGGTGATGGCTGCCGGGACGCGCGCCCATGGTTTGTGGAGTGGTTTGCTGGCCTTGCGGCAGGCACGGAAAATCGAACGGCAGGATAAAGAGAAAGCATTGCATTTGCTGGAAGTGATGCTGCTCAGCAAGGTGAAAAACTTGCCCGCCGCGGCGTTATCGGGTGGCCAGAAGAAACTGCTGGGTATCGCCTGCGCGCTGATGGGCAATCCGCAGGTGCTGATGCTCGACGAGCCGATGGCAGGCGTGCATCCGCATCTGCGCCAGCAACTGGCAGAGACGCTGCTGAACCTCTCAACACAGGGAATTGCGTTGCTGGTGATTGAGCATGATATGCATTTTATCGCCAGCCTGTGCCAGCGCTGCATTGTGCTGGATCGCGGACAGATCGTCGCCAGTTGCCGCCCGGATGAACTGGCTAACCATCCACAGGTGCTGGAGGCCTATCTCGGCCACGGCACAGCAGCATTAAGGGAAGCAGTATGA